The genomic segment GCCGCATCGCCCGCTGCACGGAGCCGATGAGGGTGGGGCCGACGGCAGGGTCTGTGCTGGTGTCGACCGGTGAGCTGGTGGTGTCGACCGCTGCCAAGGTTCACTCCCGAAGCGCGTGGAAGCCCGCCCGTGCCCGGGTGGCGAGGGAGGAGCGGTGCACGTACGTACGCCCGTGCGTGGGGGTCGACCCCCACGTCGGAAGTTGGACTCTAATCCTCGGCCACCGTCTTACGGCGTCCTACCGGGAAACTTCCCTCGCCCGAGGGAACTCTCGCGAAAATTCACCAGTCCGTGCGCGACGAGGACGAGCCGGATATGAACTTCCGTACGACATAGATGAGTCCGCCGACCAAGGCTACGAATATGAGCGCCTTGAAGAGCAAGCCGACCACGAATCCGACCACGGTCGCTATCAAGCTGCCGAACACGACGAGTGCGACGACCGGAACGGCCACCCACTTCACCCACCACGGCATTCCCGCAAAGATCTCCTTGGCTGCCATCGTCCTTACCTCTCTCCGCTCTGATTCCTGAATCTCCGCAGGTTCCCGGCTTCTTGCATTCGATGCTAGAGCGCCGAAGGGCTCCGCGGGGGCCTCGGAGCCCTTGTCCTCCCCTGATCCGACCCTTAGGGAACCCCGAGGTCGCAGCCCTGAGGAGGTCGACCTGCGGGGGAGAACGGGGCGCTGTGGCGGGAGGCGGAGGAGGTCAGGACTCCGGGGGAGAGAACACGACGAGCACCCTCAAGTCCTCGCTGATGTGGTGGAACTTGTGGGCTACACCGGCCGGAACGTAGACGACGCTGCCCCGTGCGACCTGCGTCGTCTCCATTCCGACGGTGATCGCCGCGCGGCCGCTGACGACCATGTACACCTCGTCCTGTCCGTGCGGCTGCTGCGGGTCGGTGTCCCCGGCGTTGAGCGCGTACAGCCCGACCGACATGTTTCGCTCCCGCAGGAACTGCAGATACGCGCCGTCGTTCGCGGCACGCTCCGCCTCCAGCTCGTCCAGTCGGAAAGCCTTCATCGCCTTCGTACACCCCTTGCTGGTGACCGTGTTGCCGCTGCTCGCCGTGGGCTGCTCGCGGTCCTTTGTGGGCCTTCGTGGGCCGACCGTTCCCGGCCCGTGTCTGCCACGATCAGACACATGAAGAATTTCGTAGTCAAGACGATCGCCAACGCCGGGGCCCTGGCCGTCGCCGTGTGGCTGCTCGACAAGATCACCCTGACCGGGGACAGCACGGGCAAGAAGGTCGGCACACTTATCGTCGTCGCCCTGCTCTTCGGGCTCGTGAACTTCCTGGTCAAGCCGGTGGTGAAGGTCCTCACCTTCCCGCTGTTCATCCTGACCCTCGGCCTGATCACCCTCGTGGTCAACGCCCTGATGCTGCTGCTCACCTCGTGGCTCGCCGACAAGCTCGACGTCAGCTTCCACGTCGAGGGCTTCTGGACCGCCGTCCTCGGTGGCTTGATCATCTCGATCGTGTCCTGGGCTCTGCACGTCGCCCTGCCCGACGACGACTGATCGAGCAGCCCGGGAGCGTGTCCGAGAATGACGGAGGCGGCGAGCGAAGGCCTGCTCGACGCTGTACGTGCAGCAGTGGGAAAGGCGGGCGGCATGACGGAAGCGGGACGCAAGGACGGCAGCGGGACCGGACCCGGGGCCGGGACCGGACCCGGGGCCGGGACCGGGACCGGACCTGGTGACGGCACCCGGGCGGTCACGGATGACGGCACGCGTGCGGCCCTCGGCGACGGCATGCGGGCAGCCCTCGGCGACGGCACGCGGGCGGTCCGGGTCGGGCTGCCCGAGCCGGTAAAGCACGAGCCGACGCTGCCCGGGCCGGTCTTCGCCGCGCACTTCCACCTGCCGGGCGACCCGACGGGCGGCTACGCGTACGGGCGCGACGAGAACCCCACCTGGACGCACCTGGAGCGGGCCATCGGCGAGCTCGAGGCGCCGGACGCGGGGACGGAGGCAGGGTCTGAAGCTGGGTCGGAAGCGGGGGCGGACGTCGAGACCCTTGTCTTCGCCTCCGGCATGGCGGCGATCTCGGCGGTCCTCTTCTCGCAGCTGCGCGCGGGAGACACCGTGGTCCTGCCGGACGACGGTTACCAGGTCCTTCCGCTGGTCCGCGAGCAGCTCACGGCGTACGGCATCGAGGTGCGCACCGCTCCGACCGGTGACGACGCGCAGCTCGACGTCCTGGACGGCGCCAAGCTGCTGTGGATCGAGACTCCGTCCAACCCCGGCCTCGACGTGTGCGACGTGCGGCGGCTCGCCGAGGCGGCCCATGCGCGGGGCGTGCTGGTGGCGGTCGACAACACCCTGGCGACGCCGCTCGGCCAGCGTCCTCTCGAACTCGGCGCGGACTTCGCCGTGGCGAGCGGCACCAAGATGCTCACCGGGCACGGCGACATCCTCCTGGGGTACGTCGCCTGCCGTGACGCGGAGCTGATGGCGTCGGTGCGGCGCTGGCGCAAGATCGTCGGTGCGATTCCGGGCCCGATGGAAGCCTGGCTCGCGCATCGCTCGCTGGCTACGCTGCAGTTGCGGGCCGACCGGCAGAACGCGAACGCCCTCATCCTCGCCGAGGCCCTGCGCGGGCGCACCGAGGTGACCGGGCTGCGCTACCCCGGACTGCCCGACGACCCCTCGCACAAGGTCGCCGCGCGGCAGATGCGCCGCTTCGGGTGCGTGCTCTCGTTCACGCTGCCCACGCGCGCACGTGCCGAGCGTTTCCTCGAAGCGCTGCGGCTGGTCGACGACGCGACGAGCTTCGGCGGTGTGCGGTCGACGGCCGAACGCCGCGGACGCTGGGGTGGCGACGCCGTTCCGGAGGGCTTCATCCGCTTCTCCGCGGGCGCCGAGGACCCCGACGACCTGCTGGCGGATGTGCTGCGTG from the Streptomyces venezuelae genome contains:
- a CDS encoding DUF5326 family protein yields the protein MAAKEIFAGMPWWVKWVAVPVVALVVFGSLIATVVGFVVGLLFKALIFVALVGGLIYVVRKFISGSSSSRTDW
- a CDS encoding cupin domain-containing protein, whose amino-acid sequence is MKAFRLDELEAERAANDGAYLQFLRERNMSVGLYALNAGDTDPQQPHGQDEVYMVVSGRAAITVGMETTQVARGSVVYVPAGVAHKFHHISEDLRVLVVFSPPES
- a CDS encoding phage holin family protein — encoded protein: MKNFVVKTIANAGALAVAVWLLDKITLTGDSTGKKVGTLIVVALLFGLVNFLVKPVVKVLTFPLFILTLGLITLVVNALMLLLTSWLADKLDVSFHVEGFWTAVLGGLIISIVSWALHVALPDDD
- a CDS encoding cystathionine gamma-lyase, whose product is MRAALGDGTRAVRVGLPEPVKHEPTLPGPVFAAHFHLPGDPTGGYAYGRDENPTWTHLERAIGELEAPDAGTEAGSEAGSEAGADVETLVFASGMAAISAVLFSQLRAGDTVVLPDDGYQVLPLVREQLTAYGIEVRTAPTGDDAQLDVLDGAKLLWIETPSNPGLDVCDVRRLAEAAHARGVLVAVDNTLATPLGQRPLELGADFAVASGTKMLTGHGDILLGYVACRDAELMASVRRWRKIVGAIPGPMEAWLAHRSLATLQLRADRQNANALILAEALRGRTEVTGLRYPGLPDDPSHKVAARQMRRFGCVLSFTLPTRARAERFLEALRLVDDATSFGGVRSTAERRGRWGGDAVPEGFIRFSAGAEDPDDLLADVLRALDESAAAAD